A portion of the Corynebacterium jeikeium genome contains these proteins:
- a CDS encoding metallophosphoesterase family protein, protein MSISRRAYLSVATLAASSMAVAKTSGAYGLEYVTSGLGLTQSDSKSWQVLASDLEVITVTDTSVAFTWATYAPGVQTAYGFIKPTVPSDERVLLGPADSTQLELVHEGYSESGYHHVVIDGLEPGREYRFECWSHNCRAVPSLNITMSKTAPEKTGVVSTLPALEGAHLATFALTNDTHIGKPNHDGIRIGNLGLSSGPGEQPFASMQLQGLVDTVKAAGLDTLVINGDCTDSNRPEEYDELIRVLDTFGEFGKNWFVTRGNHDVHPPGLPNINGFRGRGIRKGKTAVPDYFSQRLVPTQQHWSTRVGEVRLIGVDTAEFGYAGGRINERQMRALRAELADDPERPTILFAHHPFTQDAVRSHFGGEAFMVEAQQAKIFQEILAATPGAKGVFAGHTHRSRRGIADYGDTDFCERGAALGYPGGYTQIRVHTDGYQISYHRTTTPQSLSWSTKTRWSMFGLEPEFMLGKISDRNYVNFFKNKVPL, encoded by the coding sequence ATGAGCATTTCCCGCCGGGCCTACCTATCTGTTGCAACTCTTGCTGCAAGTTCAATGGCCGTCGCGAAAACCTCGGGAGCGTACGGCCTGGAGTACGTCACGTCGGGTCTGGGGCTTACCCAGTCGGATTCCAAGTCGTGGCAGGTACTGGCTAGCGACTTGGAGGTCATCACTGTCACAGACACGTCAGTGGCATTTACATGGGCAACATATGCTCCGGGAGTGCAGACAGCGTATGGCTTCATTAAGCCGACCGTTCCTTCGGATGAGCGGGTGCTGCTTGGTCCTGCGGATTCAACGCAGTTAGAGCTCGTGCACGAGGGGTACTCAGAGTCGGGCTACCACCATGTGGTCATTGACGGGTTGGAGCCGGGACGGGAGTATCGCTTTGAGTGCTGGTCACACAACTGTCGCGCGGTTCCGTCGCTGAATATCACCATGAGCAAAACGGCACCGGAGAAGACAGGCGTCGTAAGCACTCTGCCAGCGCTGGAGGGTGCACATTTGGCGACGTTCGCGCTGACGAATGACACACACATTGGTAAGCCCAATCATGACGGCATTCGCATTGGCAACCTCGGTCTTTCCTCCGGTCCGGGAGAGCAGCCTTTTGCCTCTATGCAATTGCAGGGTCTGGTGGACACGGTAAAGGCTGCCGGGTTAGACACTCTCGTCATCAATGGCGATTGCACGGATAGCAACCGCCCTGAGGAGTATGACGAACTCATCAGGGTTTTGGATACTTTCGGTGAGTTTGGGAAAAACTGGTTTGTCACCCGTGGTAATCACGATGTGCACCCGCCCGGGCTACCCAATATCAATGGTTTCCGTGGACGCGGAATCCGCAAGGGCAAGACCGCGGTTCCGGATTACTTCAGCCAGCGTCTTGTGCCGACGCAGCAGCACTGGTCGACTCGCGTCGGCGAAGTGCGTCTCATCGGTGTTGATACCGCCGAGTTTGGTTATGCAGGTGGACGTATTAATGAGCGTCAGATGCGTGCATTGCGTGCCGAACTCGCAGACGATCCAGAGCGTCCGACAATTTTGTTTGCGCATCACCCGTTTACTCAGGATGCGGTGCGTTCGCATTTCGGTGGTGAGGCATTCATGGTCGAGGCGCAGCAGGCCAAGATTTTCCAGGAGATTCTGGCCGCCACGCCGGGTGCCAAAGGCGTGTTCGCTGGTCATACGCACCGCAGCCGCCGTGGTATCGCTGACTACGGGGATACGGACTTCTGTGAGCGGGGCGCGGCACTCGGCTATCCGGGTGGATACACGCAGATCCGAGTTCACACTGACGGTTACCAAATTAGCTACCACCGCACTACGACACCTCAGTCTCTGTCCTGGTCCACGAAGACTCGTTGGTCGATGTTCGGGTTGGAGCCAGAGTTTATGCTGGGAAAGATCTCCGATCGGAACTACGTCAATTTCTTCAAGAACAAAGTGCCGCTCTGA
- a CDS encoding acyl-CoA dehydrogenase: protein MINLELPKFLKAGASQSHQAAAEIFRPISRKYDLAEHEYPKELDTLASMMDGMADGGRGFSGASGGRGDDKKPKRTGVKNGGNMASLLNVIETCWGDVGLTLSLPYQGLGNAAIAAVATDEQLEAFGKTWASMAITEPSFGSDSSAVSTTAKLDGDEYVINGEKIFVTAGERSDSVVVWATLDKSKGRAAIKSFLVKKGTPGFTVERLEEKLGIRSSDTAVLRLDNVRVPKENLLGSPDIDVKKSFAGAMATFDNTRPLVAGMAIGVSRASLEELRRILEEAGIEIDYDAPAHTQSAAAAEYLKLESDWEAAYLLALRAAWMADNKQPNTLEASECKAKAGRAGTEICLRAVQLAGTFGYSERNLLEKWSRDVKILDIFEGTQQIQQLVVARRTLGLSSKELK, encoded by the coding sequence ATGATTAACCTCGAACTGCCGAAGTTCCTCAAGGCGGGCGCGTCCCAGTCGCATCAGGCCGCCGCTGAGATCTTCCGACCGATTTCCCGTAAGTACGATCTCGCTGAGCACGAGTACCCGAAGGAACTCGACACCCTTGCCTCCATGATGGACGGCATGGCAGATGGTGGCCGTGGCTTCTCCGGTGCTTCTGGTGGACGTGGCGACGATAAGAAGCCGAAGCGCACCGGTGTAAAGAACGGTGGCAACATGGCTTCGCTGCTCAACGTTATTGAGACCTGCTGGGGTGACGTGGGTCTGACCCTGTCTCTGCCGTACCAGGGTCTGGGTAACGCAGCCATCGCAGCTGTTGCTACTGATGAGCAGCTGGAGGCTTTCGGTAAGACCTGGGCTTCCATGGCAATTACCGAGCCGTCCTTTGGTTCTGACTCCTCCGCAGTTTCCACCACCGCCAAGCTCGATGGTGATGAGTACGTCATCAACGGTGAGAAGATCTTCGTCACTGCTGGTGAGCGTTCCGACTCCGTCGTTGTGTGGGCGACCCTGGACAAGTCCAAGGGCCGTGCTGCCATCAAATCCTTCCTGGTGAAGAAGGGCACTCCGGGCTTCACCGTGGAGCGTCTGGAAGAGAAGCTGGGTATTCGTTCCTCGGATACTGCAGTGCTCCGCCTGGACAACGTCCGCGTTCCGAAGGAGAACCTGCTGGGTTCCCCGGACATTGATGTTAAGAAGTCCTTCGCCGGCGCAATGGCGACCTTCGACAACACTCGTCCGCTGGTTGCGGGTATGGCCATCGGTGTCTCCCGTGCTTCGCTGGAAGAGCTGCGTCGCATCCTGGAAGAGGCTGGCATCGAGATTGACTACGATGCACCGGCACACACCCAGAGCGCTGCTGCAGCTGAGTACCTGAAGCTGGAGTCCGATTGGGAGGCTGCATACCTCCTGGCTCTGCGCGCTGCGTGGATGGCTGACAACAAGCAGCCGAACACTCTGGAAGCTTCCGAGTGTAAGGCCAAGGCCGGCCGTGCAGGCACCGAGATTTGCCTCCGTGCCGTTCAGCTGGCAGGTACCTTCGGTTACTCTGAGCGTAACCTGCTGGAGAAGTGGTCCCGCGACGTCAAGATCCTGGACATCTTCGAAGGTACCCAGCAGATTCAGCAGCTGGTCGTTGCTCGCCGCACCCTGGGCCTGTCCTCCAAGGAACTGAAGTAG
- a CDS encoding acyl-CoA dehydrogenase, giving the protein MSEKKNREDSTVGRNNPGRDAIGAAMRFITSITGSDFAQKYDLQPKIDRVVYQSTKSGFKTLGAANRQFKKISGSGKPERPAEEAQAAQEAAAEEKAKKLFDLTPTEDQQMIVETVKEFAESRLREVAYKSDHEATPPENLVSEASELGVTMINVPEAFEGIATGEDVTTNALVAEALSYGDMGLALAVLAPAGVAATLTAHGSDSQQKTYLPAFAGENVPAAAVVLAEPRPLFDARKPETTAKREGDSLVLNGVKSFVPNAGAAELFIIGVELEGKPALVIVESDTEGLHVEADPSMGLRGAAMGRVILKDVKVPAENILGGASTSAADREEAYLDILRRSRLGWAALAMGTSQAVLDYVIPYVNERQAFGEPISHRQAVAFMVADIKIELDGLRMITLRGASRADQGRGFAREAALAKTFATEKGMKIGSDGVQLLGGHGFTKEHPVERWYRDLRAIGVAEGIVVL; this is encoded by the coding sequence ATGAGCGAGAAGAAGAACCGCGAAGATTCGACTGTCGGCCGCAATAACCCTGGTCGCGACGCTATCGGAGCGGCAATGCGGTTCATCACGTCGATTACTGGTTCGGACTTCGCCCAGAAGTACGACCTTCAGCCAAAGATCGACCGCGTGGTGTACCAGTCCACCAAGTCCGGTTTTAAGACCCTTGGTGCCGCGAACCGTCAGTTTAAGAAGATTTCCGGTTCCGGTAAGCCGGAGCGTCCGGCTGAGGAAGCCCAGGCTGCACAGGAGGCCGCAGCCGAGGAGAAGGCAAAGAAGCTCTTCGACCTCACCCCGACCGAGGATCAGCAGATGATCGTCGAGACGGTTAAGGAATTCGCTGAGTCTCGTCTGCGCGAGGTTGCTTATAAGTCCGACCACGAGGCAACTCCGCCGGAGAACCTCGTCTCTGAGGCTTCTGAGCTGGGCGTCACTATGATCAACGTCCCGGAGGCTTTCGAGGGCATCGCTACCGGCGAGGACGTCACCACCAACGCGCTGGTCGCGGAGGCTCTGTCCTACGGTGACATGGGTCTGGCTCTGGCAGTGCTGGCTCCGGCCGGTGTCGCTGCCACCCTGACCGCTCACGGCTCCGACTCGCAGCAGAAGACCTACCTGCCGGCATTCGCTGGCGAGAACGTCCCGGCTGCCGCTGTTGTGCTCGCAGAGCCGCGCCCGCTTTTCGACGCACGCAAGCCTGAAACCACCGCAAAGCGCGAGGGCGATTCGCTGGTCCTCAACGGTGTTAAGTCCTTCGTTCCGAACGCCGGCGCAGCTGAGCTGTTCATCATCGGTGTTGAGCTCGAGGGTAAGCCGGCTCTGGTTATCGTTGAGTCCGACACTGAGGGGCTCCACGTTGAGGCTGACCCGTCCATGGGTCTGCGCGGTGCCGCAATGGGGCGCGTCATCCTGAAGGACGTCAAGGTTCCGGCTGAGAACATTCTCGGCGGCGCTAGCACCTCGGCTGCAGATCGTGAAGAGGCATACCTCGACATTCTGCGTCGTTCCCGCCTCGGCTGGGCAGCTCTTGCAATGGGTACTTCTCAGGCAGTTCTCGACTACGTCATTCCTTACGTCAACGAGCGTCAGGCATTCGGCGAGCCGATTTCCCACCGCCAGGCAGTGGCCTTCATGGTCGCCGACATCAAGATTGAGCTCGATGGTCTCCGCATGATCACCCTCCGCGGTGCTTCCCGCGCTGACCAGGGTCGCGGCTTCGCTCGCGAGGCAGCTCTGGCTAAGACCTTCGCCACTGAAAAGGGTATGAAGATTGGTTCCGACGGTGTGCAGCTGCTCGGCGGACACGGCTTCACCAAGGAGCACCCGGTTGAGCGTTGGTACCGTGACCTCCGCGCAATTGGTGTCGCCGAAGGCATCGTCGTTCTGTAA
- the lysS gene encoding lysine--tRNA ligase, with product MTDAKKTPENTATVPEQLRIRREKRDRLLEAGIQPYPVEVPRTHSLKDVREEWGHLEAGEETQDVVTVIGRVMFIRNTGKLCFAALQEGDGTTLQAMLSKAEVGEDALAAWKSDVDMGDFVLITGRVISSRRGELSVMATEWQMASKALRPLPVSFADLSEDSRVRHRYTDLIMREQARTNALTRIKVIRELRHALERRGFLEVETPMLQTLHGGAAARPFVTHSNALDIDLYLRIAPELFLKRCVVGGMERVFEINRNFRNEGIDSSHSPEFAMLEYYEAFGTYDDSARTVREVIQEICVAVFGSTTVTLADGTEFDFGGEWKQIEMYPSLNEALARKFPGQPEVTIDSTVEELKAIADVIGLEVPEKGGWGHGKLVEEIWELLCEDQLDGPIFVRDFPVETSPLTRQHRSKPGVTEKWDLYVRGFELATGYSELVDPVVQRERFEDQARLAAGGDDEAMVLDEDFLHAMEQGMPPTTGVGMGIDRLLMALTGLGIRETVLFPIVKPEA from the coding sequence GTGACTGACGCGAAGAAGACCCCTGAAAACACCGCCACCGTTCCTGAGCAGCTGCGCATTCGCCGCGAGAAGCGTGACCGCCTGCTCGAGGCTGGAATTCAGCCGTACCCGGTTGAGGTTCCCCGTACTCACTCTCTCAAGGATGTCCGTGAAGAGTGGGGCCACCTCGAGGCTGGCGAGGAGACTCAGGATGTCGTGACCGTCATTGGTCGTGTCATGTTTATTCGTAACACCGGCAAGCTCTGCTTTGCCGCTCTGCAGGAGGGTGACGGCACGACCCTGCAGGCCATGCTTTCCAAGGCTGAGGTCGGCGAGGACGCCCTGGCTGCTTGGAAGTCGGACGTAGATATGGGCGACTTCGTCCTCATTACTGGCCGCGTAATTTCTTCGCGCCGCGGCGAGTTGTCTGTGATGGCTACCGAGTGGCAGATGGCCTCGAAGGCTCTGCGCCCGCTGCCGGTGTCGTTCGCTGATCTGTCCGAGGACAGCCGCGTGCGTCACCGCTACACGGACCTGATTATGCGTGAGCAGGCTCGTACTAACGCACTGACTCGCATCAAGGTCATCCGCGAGCTGCGCCACGCACTTGAGCGTCGCGGTTTCCTCGAGGTCGAAACCCCGATGCTGCAGACTCTGCACGGCGGTGCAGCTGCACGTCCGTTCGTGACTCATTCCAACGCTTTGGACATCGATCTCTACCTGCGTATCGCGCCGGAGCTTTTCCTCAAGCGCTGCGTCGTCGGCGGTATGGAGCGAGTCTTTGAGATCAACCGTAACTTCCGCAACGAGGGTATCGACTCCTCGCACAGCCCGGAGTTCGCGATGCTGGAGTACTACGAGGCATTCGGCACCTACGATGACTCCGCCCGCACCGTCCGCGAGGTCATTCAGGAAATCTGCGTCGCGGTCTTCGGTTCGACGACTGTTACGCTTGCCGACGGTACGGAGTTCGACTTTGGCGGCGAGTGGAAGCAGATTGAGATGTACCCGTCGCTGAACGAGGCACTTGCTCGCAAGTTCCCTGGTCAGCCGGAAGTCACTATTGACTCGACCGTCGAGGAGCTCAAGGCAATCGCCGATGTGATTGGCCTTGAGGTTCCGGAGAAGGGCGGCTGGGGCCACGGCAAGCTGGTTGAGGAAATCTGGGAGCTGCTCTGTGAAGACCAGCTCGACGGTCCTATCTTTGTCCGCGACTTCCCGGTCGAGACCTCTCCGCTGACTCGTCAGCACCGCTCCAAGCCTGGCGTGACCGAGAAGTGGGATCTTTACGTCCGTGGCTTCGAGCTGGCTACCGGCTACTCCGAGCTGGTTGACCCGGTTGTCCAGCGTGAGCGCTTTGAGGATCAGGCGCGACTGGCCGCTGGCGGCGACGACGAGGCCATGGTTCTGGATGAGGACTTCCTGCACGCAATGGAGCAGGGCATGCCGCCGACGACCGGTGTGGGCATGGGCATTGACCGCCTGCTGATGGCCCTGACCGGCCTTGGCATTCGCGAAACCGTGCTGTTCCCGATCGTGAAGCCGGAAGCGTAA
- a CDS encoding PhoX family phosphatase produces the protein MVRIGKNLLTNPFATSRSSLTCTYKCGNACADDAPNEFSDNQYFGDVAKEAFSQRAFSRRAALKVTGASALAVGGGAVLAACSSDDSGSAAGGSDASGTAAAGDGSKDESPEGMRFDAVKPNTEDAVVIPDGYEQNVLIRWGDPIHEGGPEFDFDKQTPENQLKQFGFNNDFAGLIKAEDGTLLYVCSHEYTTEPMMFRAYKKEDATKEQVDIGLAAHGQTILAVEEDDKGFLKPILSDKRNRRITGFTEFTVDGPAAGHDLLKTKADPTGMKVEGTLNNCSGGVTPWGTYLSGEENVDQYFGNVGKLKDEDAVKKLKRYSVKNEELSDRAWEKYYDRFDVSKEPNEPNRFFWLVEIDPSDPNSTPVKHTAVGRFKHEAGQIYVTDDGTVVCYSGDDERFEYIYKFVSSRKIKEGDLKHNMGILSEGTLYVGKFNGNSESEIDGSGELPKDGRFDGDIEWLPLMTAKADGKHESHVDGMTAEEVCIYTRIAGDKVGATRMDRPEDIEPSPKTGKVYAALTNNKYRGKAGAKDDKGKERKDGAGRPLADAVEVAPITENKNGLVLEMEDDHAGTKGKWNLLLVCGDPNEAYTYFGGFDKESVSPISCPDNVAFDEYGNLWVSTDGNALDSNDGLFAVAVEGERRGETKCFLTVPVAAETCGPQIFSNRVMVNVQHPGEIETDQGHPVGDNPDPTTNPTSHWPDGGKEQPRPAVVQVVRTDGKKIGV, from the coding sequence GTGGTTCGTATTGGCAAGAATCTGCTGACAAATCCTTTTGCTACCTCTCGCAGCTCTCTGACCTGCACTTACAAGTGTGGTAATGCCTGTGCTGACGATGCTCCGAACGAGTTCTCGGACAACCAGTACTTCGGTGATGTTGCGAAGGAGGCGTTCTCCCAGCGCGCATTCTCCCGTCGCGCGGCACTGAAGGTCACTGGTGCTAGTGCTCTTGCGGTCGGCGGTGGCGCCGTGCTGGCCGCTTGCTCCTCTGATGATTCGGGCAGCGCCGCAGGTGGCTCCGACGCCTCCGGTACCGCTGCTGCCGGTGACGGTAGCAAGGACGAATCGCCGGAGGGTATGCGTTTCGACGCCGTCAAGCCGAACACGGAAGACGCAGTCGTTATCCCGGACGGCTACGAGCAGAATGTTCTGATTCGCTGGGGCGACCCAATCCACGAGGGTGGCCCGGAGTTCGACTTTGACAAGCAGACTCCGGAAAACCAGCTGAAGCAGTTCGGCTTCAACAATGACTTCGCTGGCCTGATTAAGGCTGAAGACGGCACACTGCTGTACGTTTGCTCGCACGAGTACACCACCGAGCCGATGATGTTCCGTGCCTACAAGAAAGAAGATGCCACTAAGGAGCAGGTCGACATCGGACTGGCTGCCCACGGCCAGACCATCCTTGCTGTGGAAGAGGATGACAAGGGATTCCTGAAGCCAATTCTCAGCGACAAGCGTAACCGTCGCATCACTGGCTTCACCGAATTCACAGTTGACGGCCCGGCTGCTGGTCACGATCTGCTGAAGACCAAGGCTGACCCGACCGGTATGAAGGTCGAGGGAACTTTGAACAACTGCTCCGGTGGTGTTACTCCGTGGGGTACCTACCTGTCCGGTGAGGAGAACGTTGACCAGTACTTCGGCAACGTTGGCAAGCTCAAGGACGAGGACGCAGTTAAGAAGCTCAAGCGCTACTCGGTCAAGAATGAAGAGCTGTCCGACCGCGCGTGGGAGAAGTACTACGACCGCTTCGATGTCTCCAAGGAGCCGAATGAGCCGAACCGCTTCTTCTGGCTGGTAGAGATTGACCCATCTGACCCGAACTCCACCCCGGTCAAGCACACCGCAGTGGGCCGTTTCAAGCATGAAGCCGGTCAGATTTACGTCACCGACGACGGCACGGTCGTGTGCTACTCCGGCGACGACGAGCGTTTCGAATACATCTACAAGTTCGTCTCCTCCCGCAAGATTAAGGAGGGGGACCTCAAGCACAACATGGGCATTCTGTCCGAGGGCACTCTCTACGTCGGTAAGTTCAACGGTAATTCCGAGTCCGAGATTGACGGCTCCGGTGAGCTGCCGAAGGACGGCCGTTTCGACGGTGACATTGAGTGGCTTCCGCTGATGACCGCCAAGGCAGACGGCAAGCACGAGTCCCACGTTGATGGCATGACCGCCGAAGAGGTCTGCATCTACACCCGCATCGCCGGTGACAAGGTCGGTGCGACCCGTATGGACCGCCCGGAGGATATCGAGCCGTCTCCGAAGACCGGTAAGGTCTACGCGGCGCTGACCAACAACAAGTACCGCGGTAAGGCGGGCGCGAAGGACGACAAGGGCAAGGAACGCAAGGATGGTGCAGGGCGCCCGCTTGCCGACGCCGTCGAGGTCGCACCAATCACCGAGAACAAGAATGGCCTTGTTCTGGAGATGGAAGATGACCACGCCGGTACCAAGGGCAAGTGGAACCTCCTGCTGGTCTGTGGTGACCCGAACGAGGCTTACACCTACTTCGGTGGCTTCGACAAGGAATCGGTCTCGCCAATTTCCTGCCCGGACAACGTCGCCTTTGACGAGTACGGCAACCTGTGGGTTTCCACCGACGGCAACGCCCTGGACTCCAACGACGGCCTGTTCGCCGTGGCTGTCGAAGGCGAGCGTCGTGGTGAGACCAAGTGCTTCCTGACTGTTCCGGTTGCTGCAGAGACCTGTGGTCCGCAGATCTTCTCCAACCGCGTGATGGTCAACGTCCAGCACCCGGGCGAAATCGAGACGGATCAGGGTCATCCAGTCGGCGACAACCCGGACCCGACCACCAACCCGACCTCGCACTGGCCGGACGGCGGCAAGGAGCAGCCACGCCCGGCCGTCGTTCAGGTTGTACGCACTGATGGCAAGAAGATTGGCGTCTAA
- a CDS encoding aspartate 1-decarboxylase — translation MFRTMLKSKIHRATVTQADLHYVGSCTIDADLMEAADLLEGEAVDIVDINNGNRLTTYCITGERGSGIISINGAAARLISPGDLVIIIGYGMMDDAEARTYKPNVIFVDEDNKILESGNDPADVPEGSDLKNPRSPENQG, via the coding sequence ATGTTTCGCACTATGTTGAAGTCCAAGATTCACCGTGCCACGGTGACTCAGGCTGATCTTCACTACGTTGGATCGTGCACGATTGACGCTGATCTGATGGAAGCGGCCGACCTGCTTGAAGGTGAAGCCGTCGACATCGTCGATATCAATAATGGCAACCGGCTTACTACTTACTGCATTACCGGAGAGCGCGGCTCGGGCATCATTTCCATCAACGGTGCCGCCGCTCGTCTGATATCGCCGGGTGATCTGGTTATTATCATCGGCTACGGAATGATGGATGACGCTGAGGCGCGTACGTACAAGCCGAATGTCATCTTCGTCGATGAGGACAACAAGATTCTGGAAAGTGGCAATGACCCGGCGGATGTGCCGGAGGGTTCTGATTTGAAGAATCCGCGTAGCCCGGAGAACCAGGGCTAG
- a CDS encoding pantoate--beta-alanine ligase, translated as MTGYTAGETTVHKTIAGIAQVTRALRKTGRPVVLVPTMGALHQGHLELVQAAKTLPRAVVVVSIFVNPLQFGEGEDFDAYPRTLEEDVEKLRAVGAELVFAPNAKEMYPNGFRTTVQPGPLASELEGATRPGHFAGALTVVNKLFNITNCTDAVFGEKDYQQLCLMQQMVTDLNMPVQLHGVPVIREADGLAMSSRNRYLSEEQRNLAVTLSAALTAGAFVADRGADAVLETARGVLASQPEVELDYLELRDAALAPLSDEALRGDGQETEARLLVAAKVGTTRLIDNVGLILGAPRPDSANGFGQLGQKDAEIASAALSAAGLDGELTEEEAAELAELQEKVRAARDARLKDESSRETLKNAGFGVEQDSE; from the coding sequence ATGACGGGTTATACCGCCGGAGAGACAACTGTTCACAAGACTATTGCGGGAATCGCGCAGGTCACCCGTGCGTTGCGGAAGACCGGGCGGCCGGTGGTGCTCGTACCTACGATGGGTGCGCTACACCAGGGGCACCTTGAACTAGTACAGGCCGCGAAGACGCTGCCGCGCGCTGTTGTGGTGGTGTCGATTTTCGTCAATCCGCTGCAGTTCGGTGAGGGGGAGGACTTTGACGCCTACCCGCGGACTCTGGAGGAAGACGTTGAGAAGCTCCGCGCTGTCGGTGCTGAGCTGGTCTTTGCGCCGAACGCGAAGGAGATGTACCCCAACGGTTTCCGCACGACCGTGCAGCCGGGGCCGCTGGCTTCGGAGCTCGAAGGTGCTACTCGCCCGGGGCACTTTGCCGGTGCGTTGACGGTGGTCAACAAGCTTTTCAACATCACCAACTGCACTGATGCCGTTTTTGGTGAGAAGGACTACCAGCAGCTGTGCCTGATGCAGCAGATGGTCACTGACCTGAATATGCCGGTGCAGTTGCACGGTGTACCGGTGATTCGCGAGGCCGACGGGTTGGCTATGAGCTCCCGCAACCGCTATCTGTCCGAGGAGCAGCGCAATCTCGCAGTAACCCTGTCCGCCGCGCTGACTGCTGGTGCTTTTGTCGCGGACCGTGGTGCGGATGCTGTGCTGGAAACCGCGCGTGGTGTGCTCGCCAGCCAGCCTGAAGTCGAGTTGGATTACTTGGAGCTGCGTGACGCTGCGCTCGCCCCGCTTTCCGACGAGGCGTTGCGCGGCGACGGCCAGGAGACTGAAGCTCGCCTGCTGGTTGCTGCGAAGGTCGGCACTACTCGTCTCATTGATAATGTTGGCTTGATTCTTGGTGCGCCGCGCCCGGATTCGGCAAACGGTTTCGGTCAGCTCGGCCAGAAGGACGCCGAAATTGCGTCGGCGGCTCTGTCGGCTGCGGGGCTGGACGGCGAGCTGACTGAGGAAGAGGCCGCTGAGCTGGCTGAGCTGCAGGAAAAGGTTCGTGCTGCTCGAGATGCGCGTCTGAAAGATGAGTCCAGCAGAGAAACTCTGAAGAACGCTGGCTTTGGCGTTGAGCAGGACAGCGAGTAG
- a CDS encoding prephenate dehydrogenase/arogenate dehydrogenase family protein, whose amino-acid sequence MTQSQHDSHPHRTTAPRLAVGIISAGKVGVALGQALEHCGHRVTHVVARSPESVTRAHLRLPNAQVSSIADTASTCELIVIAVPDRAIAEVAEEVARHVGPGRIVMHTSGSLGRAVLDPVALTGALTIAAHPAMTFAGLDDDSELLTGCPWGITVGDELAKTVSELLIGELGGRPVFINERHRGLYHAAMAHGSNGLGAVVVDAVEMLATTIGGDTAAEDTDLAELRRGQAAELLRPLLEASLDNALRWGSRGLTGPVTRDDLGTVVKHEREIEAVAPEMGTAYLALAERIAELRGANEVLRYLRR is encoded by the coding sequence ATGACGCAAAGCCAGCATGATTCCCATCCCCATCGGACAACCGCTCCGCGGTTGGCGGTGGGGATTATTTCTGCCGGAAAAGTCGGGGTCGCGCTCGGCCAGGCGTTAGAGCACTGTGGGCATCGTGTCACTCACGTGGTCGCGCGCTCACCAGAATCTGTCACACGAGCGCATCTACGTCTCCCGAACGCACAGGTTAGTAGCATTGCCGACACAGCTTCCACCTGCGAGCTCATCGTCATCGCCGTGCCGGATCGCGCCATCGCAGAGGTCGCGGAGGAAGTCGCCCGCCATGTCGGCCCCGGACGCATCGTCATGCATACTTCTGGTTCCCTCGGGCGTGCCGTGCTCGATCCGGTCGCACTCACCGGCGCGCTGACCATCGCCGCCCATCCCGCAATGACATTCGCAGGGCTTGACGACGACTCCGAGCTCCTGACCGGCTGTCCATGGGGCATCACTGTTGGGGATGAGCTCGCGAAAACAGTCAGTGAACTGCTCATTGGTGAACTCGGCGGTCGTCCGGTGTTCATCAACGAACGTCACCGCGGTCTCTATCACGCGGCTATGGCCCATGGCTCAAACGGTCTGGGCGCAGTTGTGGTCGATGCAGTAGAAATGCTGGCAACCACTATCGGCGGAGATACAGCAGCCGAAGACACCGACCTAGCTGAGCTGCGTCGAGGCCAGGCCGCCGAGCTGCTCCGCCCACTGCTGGAAGCTTCATTGGACAATGCCTTGAGGTGGGGTTCCCGGGGGCTGACTGGCCCGGTGACGCGGGACGACCTTGGGACCGTCGTCAAGCACGAACGTGAAATTGAAGCGGTGGCACCGGAAATGGGAACCGCCTACCTGGCTCTTGCCGAGCGCATCGCCGAGCTGCGCGGCGCCAACGAGGTTTTGCGGTACCTACGCCGATGA
- a CDS encoding DUF3180 domain-containing protein — protein MKPTSPITLAASALVLALASWMIVAQFFGALGPRSWWDLGFPWLLTAVCVAAARWIKSVLKEGKVGQDRSQVQPLTLSRWLVVGTASAWLGAILGGLYAGGVLWALPKWTELAAAQADGPIMIVGTVSGILLAAAGLWLEKVCQLPTDGENSSPPSGEMGTNSVGWEL, from the coding sequence ATGAAACCGACCTCACCGATTACGTTGGCTGCATCTGCGCTGGTTCTCGCGCTGGCGTCATGGATGATCGTGGCACAGTTTTTCGGTGCGCTCGGGCCACGAAGTTGGTGGGACCTGGGGTTTCCCTGGTTGCTCACAGCTGTCTGTGTGGCGGCAGCGCGGTGGATTAAGTCGGTGCTGAAAGAGGGGAAGGTCGGGCAGGATCGCAGCCAGGTGCAGCCGTTAACGTTGTCGCGATGGCTGGTGGTCGGTACGGCATCCGCATGGTTGGGGGCGATTCTCGGAGGTTTGTACGCCGGTGGCGTGCTGTGGGCTTTGCCGAAGTGGACGGAGCTTGCGGCTGCACAGGCCGACGGGCCGATCATGATTGTCGGCACAGTATCCGGCATTTTGCTCGCTGCGGCGGGGCTGTGGCTGGAAAAAGTTTGCCAATTGCCAACTGATGGCGAAAATTCTTCGCCTCCTAGCGGGGAAATGGGAACTAACTCGGTAGGGTGGGAGTTATGA